One Borreliella chilensis DNA window includes the following coding sequences:
- a CDS encoding hydrolase, translated as MNSNYKRYKLLVFDLDGTLLNDSHEISFLTLEVLLALERDFKIIIATGRRLIEIKNVRNQLKEVNINESYLVTANGAEVFLQENLIFRHTMSYSLVKEILKIHKSNVDVNLYTFDTWYSNSDVKSPIMKHFIRDLGLSVVIGDLTKLDVDFVSKIVYYCDNLSTLNKLDDEINSKDFQDIRVFFSSKDLLEVTNINADKYNAIKNIALLESIPLCDVLAFGDNNNDYEMLKNLGKGVLMKNSNEFLKANLSNNEITRFSNNEDGVARFLIDFFELDIKYG; from the coding sequence ATGAATTCTAATTATAAAAGATATAAATTGTTGGTTTTTGATCTTGATGGAACTTTGTTAAATGACAGTCATGAGATTTCTTTTTTAACTCTTGAGGTCCTTTTGGCTTTGGAGAGAGATTTTAAAATAATTATTGCAACTGGTAGAAGGTTGATTGAAATTAAAAATGTCAGAAATCAATTAAAAGAAGTTAATATTAATGAAAGTTATCTTGTAACGGCAAATGGAGCTGAAGTTTTTTTGCAAGAAAATTTGATTTTTAGACATACAATGAGTTATAGCTTGGTAAAAGAAATTCTCAAGATACATAAAAGCAATGTTGATGTTAATCTTTATACCTTTGATACTTGGTATTCCAATTCAGATGTTAAAAGTCCTATTATGAAACATTTTATTAGAGATTTAGGTTTAAGTGTTGTTATTGGAGATTTGACTAAGTTGGACGTTGATTTTGTTTCTAAGATTGTTTATTATTGTGATAATTTGTCAACTCTTAATAAACTTGATGATGAGATTAATAGTAAGGATTTTCAAGATATAAGGGTGTTTTTTTCTTCTAAGGATTTATTAGAGGTTACCAATATTAATGCTGACAAATATAATGCTATTAAAAATATTGCTTTGCTTGAGAGTATACCATTGTGCGATGTTTTGGCGTTTGGAGATAATAATAATGATTATGAGATGCTTAAAAATCTTGGCAAAGGAGTTTTAATGAAAAATTCCAATGAATTTCTTAAGGCTAATTTATCAAATAATGAAATAACAAGATTTAGTAATAATGAGGACGGTGTTGCTAGATTTTTGATTGATTTTTTTGAGCTTGATATCAAATATGGATGA
- a CDS encoding 3-methyladenine DNA glycosylase (responsible for recognizing base lesions in the genome and initiating base excision DNA repair), which produces MDRCFFLQDAITVARLLLGNLLIRKIDKKEIVTKIVETEAYMGITDSACHSYGGKRTNRTNAMYNIGGYSYVYIIYGIHYMFNVVTSDKNNPQAVLIRSVEPISISLEEKSILTNGPGKLTKFLNIDLTFNKVDLIGNNELFLQKGLNLDFNIVCSKRININYAQERDMNKLWRFYIENNKFVSRP; this is translated from the coding sequence ATGGATCGATGTTTTTTTTTGCAAGATGCTATTACTGTTGCAAGGTTGTTGCTTGGCAATCTATTGATCAGAAAAATTGATAAAAAAGAAATAGTTACCAAAATCGTTGAAACAGAAGCTTATATGGGGATAACAGATAGTGCTTGTCATTCTTATGGTGGCAAGAGAACAAATCGAACAAATGCTATGTATAACATAGGGGGGTATTCTTATGTATATATAATATATGGCATACATTATATGTTTAACGTTGTGACTTCAGATAAAAATAATCCTCAAGCTGTTTTAATCAGAAGTGTGGAGCCCATTTCTATATCATTAGAAGAGAAAAGTATTCTTACTAATGGTCCTGGCAAACTTACAAAATTTTTAAACATTGATTTAACTTTTAATAAAGTTGATCTTATCGGGAATAATGAGCTTTTTTTACAAAAGGGCTTGAACCTAGATTTTAATATAGTTTGTTCAAAAAGAATAAATATCAATTATGCACAAGAGAGGGATATGAATAAGCTTTGGAGGTTTTATATTGAAAACAATAAATTTGTTTCAAGGCCTTGA